A genome region from Thermoanaerobacterium xylanolyticum LX-11 includes the following:
- a CDS encoding acetyl-CoA carboxylase biotin carboxyl carrier protein subunit, translated as MGNPQRGTLEVGDIVHKGEEIANIEAMKMENLIIAPFDAQIVEICIKVNQMVEEGQLIFVLQHLEKTA; from the coding sequence ATTGGCAATCCTCAGAGAGGAACTTTAGAGGTAGGAGATATAGTACATAAAGGAGAGGAGATTGCCAATATTGAAGCCATGAAGATGGAAAATCTTATCATTGCACCTTTTGATGCTCAGATTGTGGAAATTTGTATAAAAGTAAATCAGATGGTAGAGGAAGGACAACTCATTTTTGTACTTCAGCATCTGGAGAAAACTGCATAA
- a CDS encoding IS110 family transposase, with amino-acid sequence MPKTDDFDARIIADCVRFGRVNPTPMPDFRYAALQRLTRFRYHLVQTISSEKSRALNLLYLKEYFRQLLLLDISEFQETSFKFIPQNFILKSFFDFQFIYIFIYIVRFFLYIFLFLTYMVTFYLDFFKSPQ; translated from the coding sequence TTGCCTAAAACTGACGATTTTGATGCCAGAATCATTGCTGATTGTGTCAGATTCGGTAGGGTAAACCCTACTCCTATGCCTGACTTTAGGTATGCTGCGCTACAGCGCCTTACTCGTTTTAGATACCATCTGGTACAAACTATATCCAGTGAAAAGAGCAGAGCTTTGAACCTCCTTTATCTCAAGGAATATTTTCGGCAACTTCTGTTGCTTGATATATCTGAATTTCAGGAGACATCTTTTAAATTTATCCCCCAAAATTTCATTCTGAAATCCTTTTTCGATTTCCAATTCATTTACATCTTTATTTACATTGTAAGATTTTTTCTTTATATTTTCCTTTTTTTAACATATATGGTTACATTCTATCTTGACTTTTTTAAATCGCCCCAATAA
- a CDS encoding 6-phosphofructokinase, translating into MKSVKGNLLIAQSGGPTSVINASAYGAIKEFLSLGSGHKVYAGVYGIQGILEKRIIDIDTLNKNTIETLKYMPSSAFGSCRYKLKDYDENEEEYEKIINIFKKFNITYFLYIGGNDSMDTANKLSIYMNKIGYDANIIGVPKTIDNDLVETDHCPGFGSAAKYVTNIGIEIWSDINAYKKESIMIMEVMGRDAGWIAASTGILKSVIPDINQLIYLPEISFDKDKFLIDVEKAIKKNNKLLIVVSEGIKDENGEYINANKNEIDSFGHKQLGGAGRHLQNLIKENITKNVKLIELGVTQRCAIHCASKTDIEESEIVGRDSVKYVLAGYSGYMTALERSSNDKYNCVTKLVKLQDVCKRVKNVPLNWINEQKNSVKDAMIDYIQPLILGEINPFNENGLVKYTDINFFR; encoded by the coding sequence ATGAAGTCAGTTAAAGGCAATTTATTAATAGCACAGTCTGGAGGACCAACAAGCGTTATAAATGCATCAGCATATGGAGCAATTAAAGAATTTTTATCATTGGGAAGTGGTCATAAAGTTTATGCTGGTGTATACGGTATACAAGGTATATTAGAAAAACGCATTATTGATATTGATACTTTGAATAAAAATACAATAGAAACTCTTAAATATATGCCATCGTCTGCTTTTGGTTCTTGTAGATATAAGTTAAAAGACTATGATGAAAATGAAGAAGAATATGAAAAAATAATAAATATTTTTAAGAAATTTAATATAACATATTTTCTTTATATTGGTGGAAATGACTCTATGGATACAGCTAATAAATTAAGTATTTATATGAATAAAATAGGCTACGATGCTAATATAATCGGAGTGCCAAAAACCATTGACAATGATCTTGTTGAAACTGATCACTGTCCTGGTTTTGGTAGTGCTGCAAAGTATGTTACTAATATAGGTATTGAAATATGGTCTGATATAAATGCATATAAAAAAGAGTCAATTATGATAATGGAAGTAATGGGAAGAGATGCTGGATGGATAGCTGCCTCAACAGGCATTTTAAAAAGCGTAATACCAGATATAAATCAACTTATTTATTTACCAGAAATAAGTTTTGATAAAGATAAATTTTTAATTGATGTAGAAAAAGCAATTAAAAAAAATAACAAACTTTTAATTGTAGTTTCGGAAGGCATAAAGGATGAAAATGGTGAATACATTAATGCAAATAAAAACGAAATAGATTCTTTTGGGCATAAACAACTTGGTGGAGCGGGTAGACATCTACAGAATTTAATAAAAGAAAATATTACAAAGAATGTAAAATTAATTGAATTAGGAGTAACACAAAGATGTGCCATACATTGTGCATCTAAAACTGATATAGAAGAGTCTGAAATAGTTGGTAGAGATTCGGTAAAGTATGTTCTTGCGGGGTATAGTGGATATATGACAGCTTTAGAAAGATCAAGTAATGATAAGTATAACTGTGTAACAAAATTAGTAAAACTTCAAGATGTATGCAAAAGGGTAAAAAACGTTCCTTTAAATTGGATAAATGAACAGAAAAATAGTGTGAAAGATGCAATGATAGATTATATACAGCCACTTATTCTAGGAGAGATTAATCCTTTTAATGAAAATGGGTTAGTAAAATATACGGATATTAATTTTTTTAGATAA